One window of the Salvelinus alpinus chromosome 13, SLU_Salpinus.1, whole genome shotgun sequence genome contains the following:
- the LOC139537230 gene encoding protein Wnt-11-like translates to MKFHMDLFLLTFIVNANGSAAIYWLGLTVNGSSLGWNQTNHCKLLDALAHEQLQLCRRNLELMHSIVHAAKMTKNTCQNTFGDMRWNCSSVEKAPRFTPDLAKGTRESAFVFSLASAVVSHSIARACSSGELPSCSCAPAPAEQAGPDFKWGGCGDNLRYGLQMGSAFSDAPMRNSRSGSQPFRLMNLHNNAVGRQALIDAQETNCKCHGVSGSCSVKTCWKGLHDINHIAMDLKSKYLSATKVIHRHLGTRKQLVPRELDFRPVRESDLVYLISSSDYCTHNEKHGSLGTQNRQCNKTSNDSGSCNIMCCGRGYNAFTERIVERCQCKYHWCCYVTCKRCERTVERYVCK, encoded by the exons atgAAATTCCACATGGATTTATTTCTATTGACATTTATTGTGAACGCGAACGGCTCTGCTGCTATATATTGGCT TGGACTTACTGTAAATGGGAGTTCTTTAGGCTGGAATCAAACTAATCATTGCAAGCTGCTAGACGCGTTGGCCCATGAGCAATTGCAACTTTGTCGGCGAAATCTTGAGTTGATGCACAGTATTGTCCACGCCGCCAAGATGACCAAAAATACATGTCAGAACACCTTCGGTGACATGCGGTGGAACTGTTCCTCTGTTGAAAAAGCCCCTCGTTTTACACCAGATTTAGCAAAGG GCACCAGGGAGTCTGCGTTTGTGTTCTCACTAGCTTCTGCCGTAGTGAGTCACTCCATCGCCAGAGCCTGCTCTTCTGGAGAGCTCCCCAGCTGCTCGTGCGCCCCAGCCCCTGCTGAACAGGCCGGGCCCGACTTCAAATGGGGAGGATGTGGCGATAACCTGCGCTATGGTCTCCAAATGGGATCTGCCTTTTCTGATGCACCGATGAGAAACAGCAGATCTGGCTCTCAGCCGTTCAGACTAATGAACTTGCACAATAATGCAGTTGGAAGACAG GCACTTATTGATGCCCAGGAGACCAATTGCAAATGCCATGGGGTGTCTGGGTCCTGCTCTGTCAAAACATGTTGGAAGGGCCTCCATGATATTAATCACATTGCCATGGATCTCAAATCCAAGTACCTGTCTGCCACCAAGGTGATCCATCGTCATCTTGGGACAAGGAAGCAGTTGGTCCCCAGAGAGTTGGATTTTcgaccagtgagagagagtgatTTGGTCTACCTGATCAGCTCTTCGGATTACTGCACACACAAtgagaaacatggctcactcggcaCACAGAACAG GCAGTGCAATAAGACATCCAACGACAGTGGGAGTTGCAATATAATGTGCTGTGGTCGCGGCTACAATGCCTTCACTGAGAGGATTGTGGAGAGATGCCAGTGCAAGTACCACTGGTGCTGCTATGTCACCTGCAAGAGGTGTGAAAGGACAGTGGAGAGATATGTATGCAAATAA